The stretch of DNA TATGTAACATGACAAAGGCCCACATGTTTGTTCAGTGGATATGGAGATATTTTCCCTGGTCATTTTTTGCTGTTTCTCGTTATAGAGGCGTCACTTGTATGACTGGAAAGCTGCCCTGATCATGCCTTTCCATTCAACTTCTCAAAAGCTGAGACAACTTGACTTTAATGAAACATAAACTGggtcatatttcattttattcttcatGCATTCTTTATTTAGTCAGACAGTCTCACTGAgattaaaatctattttccaAGAGAGACCCGGGAACACAAAccgatcacaacaacacaaggaactaagAAACATGGATTTCAGAGAAACAGTTAGATTGAGGACAATTTGCAGTTCATTCCATTAAAATGGTGAACAGTGCCCGAAACCAGTTCGGCCAACGTTATTGCGTATACGTGAGGGGTATCTGAGGTAAAGCAGCAGCTGGATCATGTTCTGTAGATACTGGGTTTAACTGAGAGAAGAGACGTGAGGTCGTTTGGAAGCTTCAACGGTAGAgtttcatgaataaataacttaaaGATGGCTATTTCTTCTTGACTGTAGAGAAGGTCCAACCCACTGTGTGATACAAAGAACAATGATGAGTATGATTTGTCATATTTGATAAAGCGGAATGCACTGATGCACAGAGTTAAACTGCTGGAATACCGATGGGAAGCAAGACAGGACTGGATATGTCCACTGTCAAGGACAGATGTAAAGATGGACAGCATTACAGTTTTACAGTTGGAAAAGATtggatttttgattttggaATCAATTGTTGAATATGACTGTCAAGCCAAATACCAAAGTATTTGTATGATTAAACAAGAGCAATATGGGCACTATTTAAAGTTTCAATTGCAGGATGGTCAAAGTCACAGGCggaggtgggaaaaaaagacgcACACGGTCTTTTCTGCACTTAAAACTTGTATGTCATTAAAGAGCAATAATCCAAAGTCATCAAAGGCAGACTGAAGAATAGCAAGGGGCATATAAAAATAGTATAATCTGCATAATAATGGCCATTCaagtatttattattcatgtatAGTGTAAACAACAAAGGACCAAGGAGAGAGCCCTGTGGCCTCCCGTCTCTGATGGTGAGATGACTCGACTGAGCACCACCAGCATCAACAGACTTCTCTTTGCAAGGTAAGAGTGAAACTACTTAGGCGTGGCCTTAATCTAGACTTACAGAACGTAGTTTGTGGGGTAGGATAATATTATACTGTACCATCACTGTTCACATTCTTTTTCTGCAGCTACTTTGTAATTTAATAACGATTTCTAAAGGAAATTCACCGATCTTTGTTCCACTGGCTTGGTAATAGTGAGAAAAAGGAGAGTGGGCCCCAAAGCACATGTGCTTCTTGAAGCTATTAAGTTCCAAACCGACTCCACAACTCCTGACCtcctgactgacagactgatagCACAGAGTATACAAAGGCCTCTGCAggttaaataaacacacaacaggTCCACTGAGGTGAATAGCATCAGTCTCAGGTGTCTCAGGTGTTGtgtgtaactgctgctgttacaccggaaaTTTCCCaacttgggatcaataaagtaaatctacctacctacctacctacctacctacctatctatctactgtatctatctatgcATCACCGTGCAGCCTCACTCCAAGCAGACATCATGACCGCCGTTTGCCTACTTATCTGATCGGCATAGATTTGTGTAAAGGGGTTTAAAATTCTTTAGGATTTTTACAAACCTATTTTCACTGGTCATAACACAACGAATGGACTCGTGAATATGTGCGTGCTCACTCTAGCAGCCTCTCCTTCTCGAGTCAATATTGACTCAAGAATCACTTCCTGATCAAGATAAGGATTTAGAAAGATTATGAGGTGAAATCCTGGTTTTGACAATGTATCCGTCATATCTTTTATAGCCTTGTGGAGGAGGGgctacatgaaataaaaagaaattaaaactcACACAATGAGAACCTAAATACAGATTAGTTATAAAAAACAGAACCTGGACCAAGCGTGAGAAGACATATACTGCACGTTGCTATTTTAGAGTCAAAGAGTGGGGAAATGGAACTGGGATGAGGAAATCCTACCAGCAGATGAAGCAAAGGACACTGCTTGAGAATGTGAGGAAATTAGGCAATACACCCCGTGAAGcctggaatattaaaaaaaatggctcttCTACTGTTATAACAACTGTGCACAATTCAAAGGCCGAGACAGgtggagacagggagagaataagaaagaaagtttaaagaaaacacaaatagaatATTTGCAAGATGCAAGTGCACACAATTGTGAACTAATTGGGGTAACGCTTTTGTGTTGAAAAAACGTAGTATTGGGACATAATGAACACGTTACACACTGCTgtccaaaaaataaagaaacatcCCCAACACATGGTTTCGTAACCATGTGAAATAACATTAAACCAATAAACCACAAATCTCCAAATCTCGAGCATTTGAAGTACACTATTAATGCCAGATTTCATTTTGCAAGCTACGTTTTTTaggatggaaaaataaataaagaaactgACTCAGCATGGCAGCTGGAAGCCGGACAAATCAGCAAACTATGTGCAGTATTTGGATGATGTGACAAGTTGCCTCACATAACTCCCTCTAAAGGCTGTGAATGAGCTTTCAACTCTCATTTCAAAAGACGACAGCACTTAACTATCCAATGGGGAtttttgaatcaggagcaactggacttggttgtagattagATAGATTGATATACAatcaagtccagttgctcccaattgaatgagaatctccacagtcAACAAGTAACTATAGCTATATTTGCAAATGAATATGCAGACTGCATCTAGTActgctttgtgtttcctctcctcaaAAGAATCCATGTGTCAGTCAATGGACAATGGCTATGTttgattttccatttctttgaaGCCGTTGATGAATGAAAGCATCAACCAGCCTATtcattaatatataaaaaaaattcaaggcAGTCTATCATCCTTATTAAGATTTCCACTGTGTATGGCAGATACAGGTGATattacagaaaacattttggtgTGCAGCTGTATGAAGacgtgtgtgcgagtgtgtgtttttctgtgctgttCAAGAGGCCACATCTTAAGTAAGGTTATACATTTACACTGCCCAATGCTGTAAAATATTGTCCTTGGTTGGTAAAACATTAGTGAATGTGGGAGTACAGGAAAATGTTATCTTCAAGTGACCCTGATTAATTCACATAGAACATTATTAGttgaccttaaaaaaaaaagaaaacagccaaAAGTCACATAAAACCAGGGCACTCAGTTCACAAACAGGCTCTAGCTATTCAGTTCAGAAACATCTTAACCTTGGTAATGACAGACTGACATCAGAGGTCAATGTTGctagagggagaaaaaacactccTGGCTCACATCCCCCTGCCAGACACCATCTCAAACCACTGAACAGCCATTATGGAGCAGCACCACATCATTTCCCCGGCATGATCCACTTCCTCCTCGCAAATACAATTACAGGCAGTGATCGAGGGCGATGGGATTACGTCTCCTGGACTAAGGGGTTTTCACAAAGTGATTGTTATTTGGCCAAAAAGGGCAATAACCATGGCAGAAATATCAGGTAGCGTTCCCCTGAGGGATGACTATTCTGCATTCAAGCAATGGTGTCGGTTAGAATCACACGTCATGCATAATCCCATCAATACATTTCACAAGATCAATGCTGTGCtagatgtgggtttttttaatagcaGATAACTATCAGTTAAAATTAAAGCAGTGGTTACCATTACTCAGCATAACATAAACGTTCCACTTGGAACAGACTTAGGGGCAATGTGTGGTTAACTATAATTCAACTATGTACTTTTAATAACATTGTTTGACAAGGTTTTATTAAATGACcctatgtttttatttttccaacacaATGTTAAATACATCTTGACAGGCTTGAAGAGAAGCTTCTCCCATGACCAAATcattaaatatgtttgtatgttttactAACTGATCTCATCCTGAAAAGAAATTTTAAGAAGCTACTCggctttttaaatggaaatctCCCCATTGCCACGTGATTGTCAAATATATATCTCACCTTACTGTCAGagatattaaatcaaatggAGAGAAATAAAGCGAAAACCTCAGGTTCAGATGGCTTCAAGTGACCCTGTGTCTTTGAACTACAGTACTTCTTGAATCTTTATTTTCACCAGCAAGTCAGAAGTAATCAATTACTGTTAGACAGACATATATGCTCTGTACAATGGCGCCCTCCTCTGGAGAATTCATAACGACACTCGGATTACCAGTGATCTCATGTAAACAACAACAGGTAGAATAGacagtgtatttatttaaagaatcAGAAAGCAATGTCTTTTAAATGGTCAGATCTCTCATCTGAccaacaacaactaaattaaaaaGGTATATACATTATTAATTTACCTGTTGAAGACTCAGGCAAactgactgacaaacacactttgaatTGTGCGATTGTAATGAACATCAAGTGATAAATGAAAGTTTagattgaattcattttgtttgatattgacAGCTAATTGGAGGATCATTGCAGGGGAACAAAATCCTTTAGTGTAACCTTACACTTTACACCAAAAGCCGAATCTCAAACTAATCTTGTTTTGAACAACCCCTGTTCAAGATTTGATCCAATCCATTATATCCAAAAGTCCAGTTGGATAACCTTTGACCAACTGGGCCCAAACATCCAATCTAATACCGCCACGCACACGTTGAGTGACAAAGGTGACCCATTGGCGGGTGATTGAAAGTTTGCGTGTGTTCTTTTCTAAAGCTGCCCACCGGCCCGATGAGCACACAGCAGCCTGACCTCACCTGCCCTCGCCGGCCAGCAGCGCGCCCTCGTCCGCCAGCCTCTTGCTCATCGCGGCACAGTCCTCCATCAGGATCTCGCGCCGTCGTTTGATGGCGTGCAGCCAGTCCACCTCCTCTTGCTCGCGGTGACCCGCTCCATCATCTCCGGCCTCCTGCGCCTCGGCCGCGAACTGCTGGACCGCCGACTTGGAGACCTTCTCACCGACTTTCCTCTTCCAGCCGAACGACGCCATTCCTGTGGGGACGCATAGGCGCGGGTTCACACTCACGGTCTCCCTCGCGTAGCAACAACGTTTAGCTATTAGTGGGAGAATcgagacttttattttgaaatttcgCCGAAAACTGGCTAAATGTTAGCCTAATCTTCACAATGATATTCAGTGGAGTGAACGGCAAGGTTTCCGCACGGCTGTTAAACgaaagtgtttcttttgttcaaatACATGACATCATGTTGACATTTATCCAACAGCTACAAATCTAAGACaagtcaataaaacaaaacataaccgTGTCACAACaaagctagctaacgttagctttgGTTAACTAGCTAGCGAACACTTAGAAACTCTTAACACCTCAGAAATCTTTGCCcacacaaaattacattttattcaatttctgccaataaaatgttgcatattgtcattttaaggCAGCAGGGGGGAAGGTATACGCACAGGTAACTAGAGCTTTCCGTGAGCAAGACTAAACCAGCTATCAGGAAGCTAACGGATGGCCATATTTGTTGACCCCCGTGCCGCGTTCACGGAAATCTTTTAAATCGTAATTTCGAGAAACTAAGACGAGAAAACGTTCACGCCCAGGAATGTTCCACATGACAGCGACACATATTCAACATAAGATAAGACTTGATTGCTCCCACGCAGGGGGAAATGCACTTATTGGGTAACAGCAAGAGTCAAAACGGCATCAGGAACaggaagaaaatataaaaaaatgtagtaCAACATACAGAAAGTAGAGTATAGTAGAAAAAACTGTATAAAGCTATACACATCTTATACAAAATATTGCCTTGCGAAAggaggctaaaatgtgcagtggtctGGATttgaaaattaataattaataaataatataaatcgCACAGTGTACTCCACACTGTGAAAATAGCTATGCCAACAAGCTGCTGGCAATCTGCAAATGCAACTAATCCACCATGGGTAGCTGTTACATCAAAATGAATCCCATGAATCCCATTTTATCAATAGAACATCCAATACACTGCTTTTCTGTATATAACCGGAATAACGggtgatttttgtttctttctattctgctaaCAAGACGTGAATGCAGCATGACCCGGAAACTGGAGATGTGTTCAAGGTCGCTTAAAGAAACACAACCCATATTTTTAAGGGCCCGTTCAATCACTTACATACAGCAATATGGCTCCACTATGATCTGATTAATTAGAGTACACAGAGGACTTGATTTGTTTACAAGCAAAAGAATGGGATAACATACTATATTATGCTATATTTCTAGTTAACTAGGCTTTTTGTAAGCATGTGTACAACAAATGTCAATAGACTAGAAACATACAGAGAAGCTCCAGCAGAACTGTGCAATTTAGCAGTTTATTAGGCAGTTGTGTATACAAATGATTTCAACACTGTCCGTTCAGATATACACTGATCAATCTAGTAGGGTCCCTTTACACACCaaacaaaaatagaacaatattttttcttagaAGCAGttcaaacagacagactgatagaacTCACAGTCTACTAGGAAACTACTTCATAAGCTGTCAAAAGGGTCACCgtttcacacattcatgttttctgCAAAACCCATCATGTAAAGCCATGACCATGTTTTGTAATCAGAACTTGCAACTGCCCTtccagactaaaaaaaaaagtttttgtttgacaACATCTTTTCAAGACCACCGTGTGTCATAAACTGTAGTTTAAAAGTGAGACATAAAGGTCAAATATCAACTCAATATTTTAGCCCAAACCTATTCTGTGGGACAGCAAGGAGACAAGATGATCCCAATCTTTGTCACACCTTTTTGTTGTATTATGTCttcttgaaatgtaaaattgttgttttaaagatgtGGAGAGCTAAACACTGGAAACTTAGACTTCAGCAACTGCTGATAACTCTTAATaaaaatctaactttttttgttgaagtATCTGATATTACAACAAGAACATGCAACGTTCTTTAAAACCTGGTTTACAattgacaaaagacaaaaatatgaaaacccAGTTTACTTCATAAGTTGGATACTGATGTCTACAGTAGTTTGGCAAGAGCACCTTAACTTTGTTTTAAGTTTTCCAGTTAATAATTGTTTATTGTTTCCACTTCTGAAATGTCAACTTATTAAgaatctgtgtatttttaacTAATAGTAAGAGGTAAAAGGTGGCGATAATTTTGATCAGCACTGAATTCAAACCTGGACTGACGCAAAAACTCATCAACAGTACTGATAATATTAAGGCAGGCAAACAACAGACACCACTTAAAAAACTTTGGACAGGAAATTGAGAGACACACTTCATAAAACTTTGTGAGATTGTAAGCAGAACgttctgtctgacatttttGTATGACTAATTCAGCTGCACATTTGTGATCTAAATACTTGtgatgttttgtcatttgtcagAACTGCGATTTACCTGGTAGGACTCAATAATTACAAGCTCACAAGTTTGTTTCAGGTTCAAATACATGTGAAGCTTTTTACCGAGGTGAACAGTCAAGGGAATGTGGCCAAATCAAAATATGGACATATctcaaaaaaatgacaatattttgGATGTATTCAACTGTTGATAGACACCGACCATGCGTTGCATGTAATTGCTGCTACTCATTTTCAAATTGAGGCCTTTACGCTTGGGATAGATTGGCATTTATGAATTGAATGTAGGCAAAAGGCATTTCACTCAGAAATCATTCTTGAAtcctaataattaaaaaaaatacaacaaaaagtaaaaataaaacatgtaatgGTATTATGTGAAGCTGAATATGATATTTCTAGATTTTGACTGCCATGGCAAAATATCTCTTGAATCGTTAAAGCAGGCTATATTTATCTGGAAAGACAATCAAGTATCAGATTAATTGTGATTGAAGGAAACAAAActgatattgatttaaaaaaaaacaacaacaagatagtaaaaaaggaaaataatatacCATCCAGCAATAGATCTtaatgcagaaagaaaaatcaatttccaacagaaaaaacactgtcCACTTTATGTACTGATAAATATATTCacctctttatatatatatatataaaaatgttggGGACAGAcaattttttcaaacatttttttttacaacaaggACAATACCATGAAAATTTAGTTTGACAACTCAgattcacaaaaaagaaaacctaacTCAAATCTGATGAAGCATCTTTTATCCCTGACgcaagacagaaacacaggggCCATTGCACTTCTTGTAGTCCAATGAATGATGGGCCTGACAGCCCTCCTTATAGCCAGTGCAGCACCCCGATACATCTGCACCACTTCTCTGATCCctactgagagaaaaaaaaaaacacggagcAGCAGGAAAGAAAGGGTACTCTGTGCAAAAGTGCTTCCTGCATCCTACACGTCTGCCACCCAACTACCCGACCCTCAACATGTGGCTTCCTTTCTCTGCAGGCAAAAAATTGGTTCTCTGTACTGGAATGCTCACTGGCTACAGTACAGAAAATTCAGTGTACTCACTTGAGCGTTTATGTATGGGCAGTACGTGGACTTTTGCTATCAAACTGATCAGGAAACtgcaaaataaaccaaaaaccATCTGAAGTGTTGCTCTGTCGTAGCTATTACATAGCTTGTCATTCAACTCTTCCAATAACCCCTTACATCCCCCGTCAGCTCGGTATACATCCCTTCGGCTTTGGGAAACACCAACCTGCATCAGTGCCATGGAACAACCACTTCATCCTCCGCCGGGATGAACTGAGCCATGAATCGGTTGCATGCTTATTGCTATAAAGACACTCAGAGAGGATAAAAGGCTAGCGATTGTTTTGCAAGTTATCGTGCGAGCAGTTTAATAAGATTCGCGCACATCTCAAAGAACTCGATGGTGTGGCTCCCCGGCCGAGGGACGGGCACACTGTCCGCCCCTCCCGCCGAGTCAATGGATGAGGTTAACGATGACGCTAAGGAGCCTTCCGCCGCCTTGGTGGGGTGCACGGTGCTAGATGCAGGTGGAGTATCAGCCCCATCTACGTCACTCTTAATAGTGGTGCGGTAGTTGCCCACAGACCCAGAGCGCAGAGGGGTCGCAGTTCCAGATTTTGTCTCCAGCATATCATCTGTATAACACAAGAACCACAATGTTTTCTACACAATTCACGTACAAAAAcatcaactaaaaaaaaattatttcattccAGATCAACACCTAGAACCAAAGAATCTCCCGGTCGATTAAGAATATTTGATATAAATGTTGATTAAACATGATAGAAATGCAAGGTCACAACAATCCCCAGTAGATGTTCTGTATTTCTAATGTGACTGACCTTGCTACATCCTGAGCTCATTAAAATGGCCCGTAACAAAACCCTCTTATCTCAGATTTTTCCTTTGAGGTACCGCTGAGCACCTACACAGACTGTGCAAAAAGCCACGGCCCTCGGACCCGGGTCAATCATTAATGAAGTATGCCCTGGCGCTGTGCACTGCAGGACAGAATCCAGTAAAACAACACCTAGATACAAGGAGTTGAATTCATAACTTAATGCAAATCTTGGGTTATAAACTGCTTTTGTGGTATAAGACCAGTTTAAATGATATACCCGTTTCTTTGTCAggtttatggaaaaaaaagtaatagcCATCGTTCTGtgtttcttcacacacactttagtaAAAGGAAACATCACTGTATTGTGGAATTCAAACTTACCGTCAATGCTACGGAAGTCTAGGAGGTAGGTTCTACTGTCCACCTGGTAGAGTTGAAGGCTCATCTTGGTTTGCATCCCGGTGATAGGATTCTTCCTTCTCACACGTAAATAATACGGATTCACTACCTGAAAAGTTTTGAAGGTTGAAGAATAAAGTTTGTATCATgcaatcatttcatttctttttacgGACATTTTCATCTCTCCTATTTTCTTCCTCACCTTCCACTCATAATCCAGCTGTTTCATGGCACGGCACACCTCCGACATGATGTCATTGGGCCTACTCTGACTGCGGATACCTAGGTGCCACTTGGCCCTTCTGACACCCTGGTGCTTGGACTTCTGGGGGTTCAGTTCGTCCAGTGTGTGCCGAGGCCGCGGAGGGGTCTCCGCCAAGAGGAAAGGTACGCGTTCGGGGTGCGGCTTGACGACGCCGGCAACAGCTGCTCCGGACGAGGTCATGTGCTCCTCTAGAAAAGAGTCTGGGGGGCTGGACGCCAGGTAGAAATCCTTGGCTTCGTTCATGATACGACGATTGTCAATGATGAGGTGATAGGCGACGGCCAGCGGATCCTGATGGTTGCGACTGTATATGCAGGTcaggacctcctcctctgtgcactCAAACTTCTCGCACACCTCCTTCAGGGCCTCGTCGTCAATCATGTTGTTGCTGTAGGAGGGGTCCTCCGGGAACAAATACTTGGGTAGGTCCTGTTTGAACCACTCGTCCTCTCTGCGGGGGGAGGTGACATTAGAACGTGATGTACCAGTTTAACATCTTCACTCTCACTCTACGATCTACAGAAAGCCAGGATGGTTATGGTTGTTATTAATCTCAGCCAGCTCACCTGATTTCTCTGATGGTGGCTCTTTTCATGGGGTCCACCTGAAGCATGTGTTTCAGGAGGCTTATTACCGAAGCGTTCAGATACTGTGGGGTGAAAAATATCCCATCACAGATCTTCTTAAAGAGCGTTGGCACGTGGTCGTCGTCGAAGGGAAGAGTCCCACACAACAAGGCATAGAGAATGACCCCAC from Scophthalmus maximus strain ysfricsl-2021 chromosome 20, ASM2237912v1, whole genome shotgun sequence encodes:
- the prkaa1 gene encoding 5'-AMP-activated protein kinase catalytic subunit alpha-1 translates to MATEKTKHEGRVKIGHYILGDTLGVGTFGKVKVGQHELTKHQVAVKILNRQKIRSLDVVGKIRREIQNLKLFRHPHIIKLYQVISTPTDIFMVMEYVSGGELFDYICKNGKLDEKESRRLFQQIISAVDYCHRHMVVHRDLKPENVLLDAHMNAKIADFGLSNMMSDGEFLRTSCGSPNYAAPEVISGRLYAGPEVDIWSSGVILYALLCGTLPFDDDHVPTLFKKICDGIFFTPQYLNASVISLLKHMLQVDPMKRATIREIREDEWFKQDLPKYLFPEDPSYSNNMIDDEALKEVCEKFECTEEEVLTCIYSRNHQDPLAVAYHLIIDNRRIMNEAKDFYLASSPPDSFLEEHMTSSGAAVAGVVKPHPERVPFLLAETPPRPRHTLDELNPQKSKHQGVRRAKWHLGIRSQSRPNDIMSEVCRAMKQLDYEWKVVNPYYLRVRRKNPITGMQTKMSLQLYQVDSRTYLLDFRSIDDDMLETKSGTATPLRSGSVGNYRTTIKSDVDGADTPPASSTVHPTKAAEGSLASSLTSSIDSAGGADSVPVPRPGSHTIEFFEMCANLIKLLAR